Proteins co-encoded in one Saprospira grandis genomic window:
- a CDS encoding short-chain fatty acid transporter: MSLSARFIALVQKVLPNPLALAILLTLFTYVLALFLTASPKPFLEVLDQNGQSLVQINLEQQTTASFQQAGQELGLAWADNSLSIKNKVGELVWRGNLQIKTNNPLTTSIKLPKKQGLELRQKGQKTPYFLALWTYWQGGFFKFLAFSMQMMLILVLGHVAALSRPANRLLERFTGLAGHSGWAVFAVALSSMLLGLFNWGFALIFSAVLVRKLGEAAAQKGQKIHYPLLGAAAYSCMLIWHAGLSGSAPLKIAEEGHEMAEQMGVIPIGQTLLSSLNLWVLGLSLAIIPAVLGLLGHFMRPPTVQLPQKPLADRGAEVKLEGAARLDQWKPLAWGLGALMLFLALYQALILPIWVQKTGFDWQFRFLNPNFLIFVLFGMAFLLHGRLSQFQQAVGQAIGGSSGILIQFPFYAGIMGIMFSSGLVDYFSATFVQYASPQSFPFFTLCSAALVNFFVPSGGGQWLVQGPILIESAQQLDVPLYKAVLALCYGDQWSNMLQPFWALPLLGITGLKAQNLLPYTFLLFILGGLIFGACLFWG, from the coding sequence ATGTCGCTTTCTGCTCGCTTTATTGCTTTAGTCCAAAAAGTATTGCCCAACCCTTTGGCGCTGGCTATTTTGTTGACCTTGTTTACTTATGTTTTGGCGCTTTTTCTGACCGCTTCTCCCAAGCCATTCTTAGAAGTTTTGGACCAAAATGGCCAATCTTTGGTCCAAATCAATCTTGAGCAGCAAACAACAGCTTCTTTTCAGCAGGCTGGCCAAGAGCTAGGCCTAGCATGGGCCGATAACAGCTTGTCGATTAAAAATAAAGTAGGGGAGTTGGTCTGGAGAGGCAACCTCCAAATCAAGACAAATAATCCGTTAACTACTTCCATTAAGCTGCCCAAAAAGCAAGGGCTAGAGCTGCGCCAAAAGGGCCAAAAAACGCCTTATTTTTTGGCCCTTTGGACCTATTGGCAGGGCGGATTTTTTAAGTTTTTGGCCTTTTCGATGCAAATGATGCTCATTTTGGTTTTGGGCCATGTGGCGGCTCTTAGCCGCCCTGCCAATAGGTTGTTGGAGCGTTTTACAGGCTTGGCGGGACATTCGGGCTGGGCTGTTTTTGCCGTGGCCCTAAGTAGTATGCTTCTAGGGCTGTTTAATTGGGGCTTTGCGCTTATCTTTTCTGCGGTATTGGTCCGAAAACTAGGGGAGGCGGCTGCCCAAAAGGGCCAGAAAATTCATTATCCTTTATTGGGTGCAGCCGCCTATTCTTGTATGTTGATTTGGCATGCGGGTCTTTCGGGCTCGGCTCCGCTCAAAATTGCAGAAGAGGGCCATGAAATGGCCGAACAAATGGGGGTTATTCCTATTGGCCAAACGCTTTTATCTTCACTCAATCTTTGGGTTTTAGGCTTGAGCTTGGCCATTATTCCTGCGGTTTTGGGCCTATTGGGCCACTTTATGCGCCCGCCTACCGTTCAATTGCCACAAAAGCCCTTAGCTGATAGGGGAGCGGAGGTTAAGTTAGAAGGGGCGGCCCGCTTAGACCAATGGAAACCTTTAGCCTGGGGCTTGGGGGCATTGATGTTATTCTTGGCCCTTTATCAGGCGCTTATTTTGCCCATTTGGGTCCAAAAAACAGGTTTTGATTGGCAGTTTCGTTTTCTCAATCCTAACTTCCTCATTTTTGTCCTTTTCGGTATGGCCTTTTTGTTACACGGCCGCCTGAGCCAATTTCAGCAGGCGGTGGGCCAGGCTATAGGCGGCAGCAGCGGCATCCTCATTCAGTTTCCTTTTTATGCGGGCATTATGGGCATTATGTTTAGTTCGGGCTTGGTCGATTATTTCTCGGCGACTTTTGTGCAATACGCCAGTCCCCAAAGTTTTCCCTTTTTTACGCTTTGTTCGGCGGCGCTGGTCAATTTTTTTGTGCCTAGCGGGGGCGGGCAGTGGTTGGTCCAAGGTCCCATTCTCATAGAAAGTGCTCAGCAACTGGATGTGCCTTTGTATAAGGCGGTTTTGGCCCTTTGTTATGGCGATCAGTGGAGTAATATGTTGCAGCCTTTTTGGGCTTTGCCACTTTTGGGCATCACGGGCTTAAAAGCGCAAAATTTGTTGCCCTATACTTTTTTGCTTTTCATTTTAGGCGGTTTAATCTTTGGAGCTTGTTTGTTTTGGGGCTAA
- a CDS encoding glucosaminidase domain-containing protein, translating to MKDRFTIIYPLSYKKKMQAENIEPTVDKDKSLQLQQNKKTSWSFWMKERYRAFRLWMAPAAWAARIRRPYFLFHPKGRWGTAAVVAIASGIYFWPQISALPQQLVQNQAVENTAKLSGEPLVKAQKASFVSSELPKTTQAAAPLAMAQEEKEEQPATAEENKELSSENLPQIPEIQPTVKKPVSVEISDEKLQKQLDFMNRLRPLAENEAAKTKIPAALLLGLAIMQSDFGQTAVAKAGNNPFHLLLENNSLLAHEGCTGEGIFHGQRYARYRSLWAGFKAHSLYLQSLEAPKENSCSAWAKALEEQGYFQKDQNAQKLIDLIKGLELEKPLMNS from the coding sequence ATGAAAGACCGCTTTACCATTATCTACCCACTCTCTTATAAGAAGAAAATGCAAGCCGAAAATATTGAACCGACGGTAGATAAAGATAAGAGCTTGCAGCTCCAACAAAATAAAAAAACGTCTTGGTCTTTCTGGATGAAGGAGCGTTATCGCGCTTTTCGTTTGTGGATGGCGCCAGCCGCTTGGGCGGCTCGCATTCGCCGACCCTATTTTTTGTTTCATCCTAAAGGCCGTTGGGGAACTGCTGCTGTTGTGGCTATTGCTTCAGGCATTTATTTTTGGCCCCAAATTTCTGCTTTGCCGCAGCAGTTGGTCCAGAATCAAGCGGTAGAAAATACAGCAAAATTGAGTGGAGAACCTTTGGTTAAGGCCCAAAAAGCCAGCTTTGTTAGTAGCGAATTGCCCAAAACAACGCAAGCCGCAGCTCCTTTGGCTATGGCTCAAGAAGAAAAAGAAGAGCAGCCTGCCACTGCAGAAGAAAATAAGGAATTGAGTTCGGAAAATCTTCCGCAAATTCCAGAAATTCAACCAACGGTTAAAAAGCCCGTTTCTGTCGAAATCTCTGACGAAAAGCTGCAAAAACAGCTCGATTTTATGAATCGTCTGCGCCCTTTGGCCGAAAATGAAGCCGCCAAAACTAAAATTCCCGCCGCTTTGCTTTTGGGCCTAGCTATTATGCAATCTGATTTTGGCCAAACAGCAGTGGCCAAAGCTGGAAATAACCCTTTTCATCTTCTTCTCGAAAATAATAGTTTGCTCGCTCATGAGGGCTGCACCGGAGAAGGCATTTTCCATGGCCAACGCTATGCACGTTATCGTAGCCTTTGGGCGGGCTTTAAGGCCCACAGCCTTTATTTGCAAAGTCTAGAAGCGCCCAAGGAAAATAGTTGTAGCGCTTGGGCCAAAGCATTAGAAGAACAGGGCTATTTCCAAAAAGACCAAAATGCCCAAAAGTTGATCGATTTGATTAAAGGCTTGGAGCTAGAAAAACCACTGATGAATAGCTAA
- a CDS encoding metallophosphoesterase, with protein sequence MQNRAKSKFIIGDIHGCYYSLLELLQQWDASQEQLCLLGDLISKGKHSLELVQWAKKMEQSGALVLRGNHEQQLGQQYLAGRASQHWAEAFFDAIEAQYAAEGLDFMADVAWLAQRPTYYEEEFSFLSHAGLGYGPHAWDLMHPQGILWHRGPLKPLGKLQFLGHTPQKAVLYRPEEGYCNLDTGASLGNLLSAARVDEEGNILEFISVASDPRDLA encoded by the coding sequence ATGCAAAACAGGGCAAAATCAAAATTTATCATTGGAGACATTCACGGCTGTTACTACAGTTTGTTGGAACTTTTACAACAATGGGATGCAAGTCAGGAGCAGCTTTGTTTGCTCGGCGACTTGATTAGTAAGGGGAAGCACAGCTTGGAGCTGGTCCAATGGGCAAAAAAAATGGAGCAGTCGGGCGCCTTGGTGTTAAGAGGCAATCATGAGCAGCAATTGGGGCAGCAGTATTTAGCTGGCCGGGCCAGCCAGCATTGGGCCGAGGCCTTTTTTGATGCCATTGAGGCCCAATATGCGGCAGAGGGGCTCGACTTTATGGCCGATGTGGCTTGGTTGGCCCAACGGCCCACTTACTATGAAGAGGAGTTTTCTTTTCTATCTCATGCGGGCTTGGGCTATGGTCCCCACGCTTGGGACCTCATGCATCCGCAGGGCATTTTGTGGCATCGTGGTCCATTGAAACCCTTAGGGAAATTGCAGTTTTTGGGACATACGCCCCAGAAAGCCGTCCTTTATCGACCAGAAGAAGGCTATTGCAATTTAGATACGGGAGCTTCTTTGGGCAATCTCTTATCGGCAGCGCGGGTAGATGAGGAGGGAAATATACTGGAGTTCATTTCGGTAGCCAGCGATCCTAGAGATTTGGCATAG
- a CDS encoding prolyl oligopeptidase family serine peptidase, which translates to MYKYLFLFLLLSSCTLWGQKDQAGLHAVRNKNLPYEYWTYFPKGYSGQEGQKFPLLIYLHGRSIQGTDLNKVKKYGVIYELERKLELDFIVIAPQCQKGWENDKLIQILDYAEAHYAVDRKKIYLCGMSMGGYGAWYLAGYAPDRFAAVAPIAGGGRLKDVEGMKNLPHFVVHGKKDKPVPVEESRKMVKALKAAGNTEVNYIEEKNWGHSEAVRVFSWPKLYEWFLKYERPIKDEPILAQEDPPKEESQTPEIKEPQPEEEEYIVFEEEQPKETVKPKPKAPKKKKPKWWQFWKWKFWSKMFG; encoded by the coding sequence ATGTATAAATATCTCTTCCTTTTTCTCCTACTGAGCAGCTGCACGCTCTGGGGCCAAAAAGATCAGGCGGGCCTGCATGCGGTCCGAAATAAAAATTTACCCTATGAATATTGGACCTATTTTCCCAAGGGATATAGCGGCCAAGAGGGCCAAAAATTTCCCCTGCTGATTTATCTGCACGGCCGAAGTATCCAAGGAACAGACCTGAATAAGGTGAAAAAATATGGGGTGATTTACGAACTGGAACGAAAACTAGAACTCGATTTTATCGTGATTGCTCCCCAATGCCAGAAGGGCTGGGAAAATGATAAATTGATCCAAATTTTAGATTATGCCGAGGCCCATTATGCCGTAGATCGCAAAAAGATCTATCTCTGCGGCATGAGTATGGGCGGTTATGGCGCTTGGTATTTGGCGGGCTACGCCCCCGATCGCTTTGCCGCTGTGGCCCCTATTGCCGGCGGTGGCCGCCTAAAGGATGTAGAAGGCATGAAAAATTTGCCCCATTTTGTGGTGCATGGCAAAAAGGATAAACCCGTGCCTGTAGAGGAGTCTCGAAAGATGGTGAAGGCCCTAAAAGCTGCTGGAAATACCGAGGTGAATTATATCGAGGAGAAAAATTGGGGGCATTCGGAGGCGGTTCGCGTCTTTTCTTGGCCCAAACTCTACGAATGGTTCCTAAAATATGAGCGCCCCATCAAGGATGAACCCATTTTGGCCCAGGAAGACCCGCCCAAAGAAGAATCCCAAACGCCAGAAATAAAGGAGCCGCAGCCAGAAGAAGAGGAGTATATTGTCTTTGAAGAGGAGCAACCCAAAGAGACCGTAAAACCAAAACCCAAAGCTCCGAAAAAGAAGAAACCAAAGTGGTGGCAGTTCTGGAAATGGAAGTTCTGGTCGAAGATGTTTGGATAA
- a CDS encoding cytochrome C oxidase subunit IV family protein, which produces MAHVTTREEDIKIGRNGFIILLIVTFAEVGIALVGNGHLIEGLTLPKMIMIPVMIALSLYKAYYITSIFMHLGSEVKPMIATIILPMLLFIWMIIAFLWEGNSWLNSNEYIQKKNQEQVDPKGEATEGATGMLMDAQDAPKSVRFE; this is translated from the coding sequence ATGGCTCACGTAACAACCCGTGAAGAAGATATCAAGATTGGCCGCAATGGTTTTATCATTTTGCTTATCGTTACATTCGCAGAAGTAGGTATCGCTCTTGTTGGTAATGGCCACCTTATTGAAGGCCTTACTCTTCCTAAAATGATTATGATTCCTGTAATGATCGCCCTTAGCCTTTATAAGGCTTACTATATTACTTCGATCTTTATGCACCTCGGTAGTGAGGTGAAACCAATGATCGCTACGATTATTCTTCCTATGCTCCTCTTTATTTGGATGATTATTGCCTTCTTGTGGGAAGGTAACTCATGGCTCAATAGTAATGAGTATATCCAAAAGAAGAATCAAGAACAAGTAGACCCCAAAGGAGAAGCTACTGAAGGCGCTACAGGCATGCTTATGGATGCTCAAGATGCTCCTAAGTCTGTTCGCTTTGAATAA
- a CDS encoding cytochrome c oxidase subunit 3 has protein sequence MANETVIETQEQHDNAPQKENLWNGGQSPFKASYGKLMMWYFLLSDAFTFGGFLLAYGALRFSVKGWPVPDFVFQTAPFGISGAPLIFVTFMTFVLIVSSVTVLRAVQEGKRENQSAVVKWMLATVLGGALFLGCQAWEWTNLIATEGMTLYTNPFATHIDEGKYLTLDELNGIAKEKGWDKEVVSLESHGKTTEITYFTDAKGNKYFEKRDHHGDLPEKMEIKAGDSYLITYQHDMHDYAVGAYKTTDGEIKTEAFGPQAFGALFFFITGFHGFHVFSGLAFLLVIAIQAANGTYVARKNGYEMVEKIGLYWHFVDLVWVFVFLAFYLL, from the coding sequence ATGGCAAACGAAACAGTCATCGAAACACAGGAGCAGCACGATAACGCCCCCCAGAAGGAAAATCTCTGGAATGGCGGCCAGTCTCCTTTCAAAGCGAGCTACGGAAAGCTCATGATGTGGTACTTCCTCCTATCAGATGCTTTTACATTTGGTGGATTCCTTTTGGCCTATGGCGCCCTGCGCTTTAGCGTGAAAGGTTGGCCCGTACCCGATTTTGTGTTCCAAACTGCTCCCTTCGGCATCTCTGGTGCCCCCCTTATCTTTGTAACTTTCATGACTTTCGTCTTGATCGTTAGTTCGGTTACTGTACTTCGTGCCGTACAAGAAGGTAAAAGAGAAAATCAATCCGCTGTAGTAAAATGGATGCTCGCTACCGTATTAGGTGGTGCATTGTTCCTTGGCTGCCAAGCTTGGGAATGGACCAACCTGATCGCTACAGAGGGTATGACGCTCTACACTAACCCCTTCGCTACTCATATCGATGAAGGAAAATACCTTACGCTAGACGAACTGAATGGTATCGCTAAAGAAAAAGGATGGGATAAAGAAGTAGTTAGCCTAGAAAGCCATGGCAAAACTACCGAAATCACTTACTTTACCGACGCTAAAGGCAATAAGTACTTTGAAAAAAGAGACCACCATGGCGATCTTCCCGAAAAAATGGAAATCAAAGCCGGCGACTCTTACCTCATTACTTATCAGCATGATATGCATGACTATGCAGTAGGTGCCTATAAAACTACTGATGGAGAAATCAAAACGGAGGCTTTTGGCCCACAGGCTTTTGGTGCACTCTTCTTCTTTATTACGGGTTTCCACGGTTTCCACGTATTTTCTGGACTAGCTTTCCTCCTCGTTATCGCTATCCAAGCCGCTAACGGCACTTATGTTGCCCGTAAGAACGGATACGAAATGGTAGAGAAAATTGGTCTTTACTGGCACTTTGTAGATTTGGTTTGGGTTTTCGTTTTCCTAGCCTTCTACCTACTCTAA
- a CDS encoding cytochrome c oxidase subunit 3 — translation MSTLNKTVKRIHPKKFALWMGIVGMIMFFSAFTSAYIVRKASANWYNFPLPNEFFYSTIAILGSSLAFYLSKKAYLKADAKTFKGLYFLGFLLGFAFIGLQYAGWESLQAVGIDLVANQSSSFLYLITAAHVLHVMGGVVALVVLAVGLIRGRFDVPTPKRTLKIDLTFTYWHFVDILWLYLLVFFLIQQ, via the coding sequence ATGAGCACTTTAAATAAAACAGTAAAACGTATTCACCCCAAAAAATTTGCCCTCTGGATGGGCATCGTTGGGATGATTATGTTCTTTTCGGCATTTACTAGTGCCTACATCGTGCGAAAAGCTTCTGCCAACTGGTATAACTTTCCGCTTCCCAATGAGTTCTTTTATAGCACAATTGCTATCCTTGGAAGTAGCCTCGCTTTCTACTTGTCCAAAAAAGCATATCTCAAAGCAGATGCAAAAACCTTTAAAGGACTCTACTTTTTAGGCTTTCTGCTGGGTTTCGCTTTCATTGGCCTACAGTACGCCGGCTGGGAATCGCTACAAGCAGTAGGTATCGACTTGGTCGCTAATCAATCTAGTAGCTTTCTTTACTTGATTACTGCCGCTCACGTCTTGCACGTGATGGGTGGAGTTGTTGCCCTAGTCGTTCTCGCTGTTGGCCTTATCCGCGGCCGATTTGATGTACCCACGCCCAAACGTACACTCAAAATAGACTTGACTTTTACTTACTGGCACTTTGTAGATATCCTCTGGCTCTATCTCTTGGTGTTCTTTCTGATACAACAATAA
- the cyoE gene encoding heme o synthase produces MNTNNSTTVSSSLLGQKWKNYMALAKARLALSVVFSACTAYYLGTESFNVYHFLLLGLGGFLVTASANTLNQVLEKDTDRKMKRTQNRPLPAGRMESWEAVLFAGITAAVGLLALAFFNPMTAFLGSVSLVSYAFIYTPLKRISPVAVWVGAVPGALPMAIGWVAATGELGLAAFFLFSLQFLWQFPHFWAIAWVAYKDYAEGGFYLLPSSQKDGRTKETALQAAFYVLCLIAMSWAPVSLGISGYIAAGIMFFMGVFFLYFAIRLFKQTTAKAARQLMLASLVYQLVVFLALMIDKI; encoded by the coding sequence TTGAATACGAATAATAGTACTACCGTTAGTAGCAGTCTTTTGGGCCAGAAGTGGAAAAACTATATGGCTCTAGCTAAGGCTAGATTGGCACTTTCGGTAGTATTTTCAGCATGTACAGCCTACTACCTAGGAACAGAGAGTTTTAATGTTTATCACTTTCTGCTCCTAGGCCTAGGAGGCTTTCTCGTAACTGCATCGGCCAATACCTTAAATCAGGTGTTGGAAAAAGATACAGACCGAAAGATGAAGCGGACGCAAAACCGTCCTCTTCCTGCTGGTCGAATGGAAAGCTGGGAGGCTGTTCTTTTTGCTGGGATTACGGCTGCTGTGGGTTTGTTGGCTTTGGCCTTCTTTAATCCTATGACAGCTTTCTTAGGCTCTGTTTCTTTGGTGAGTTATGCCTTTATCTACACGCCATTAAAACGAATCTCTCCCGTAGCCGTTTGGGTAGGAGCCGTGCCCGGAGCACTTCCTATGGCTATTGGTTGGGTGGCTGCAACTGGCGAGCTGGGATTGGCGGCTTTCTTTCTGTTTAGCCTACAGTTTCTCTGGCAATTTCCTCACTTTTGGGCTATTGCTTGGGTGGCTTATAAGGATTATGCAGAAGGCGGTTTCTATCTCTTGCCCTCTAGCCAAAAAGATGGCCGGACAAAAGAGACAGCACTTCAAGCAGCATTTTATGTGCTTTGCCTTATTGCAATGAGTTGGGCACCCGTTAGTCTGGGCATTTCTGGCTATATTGCCGCTGGCATTATGTTTTTCATGGGGGTGTTCTTCCTCTATTTTGCTATCCGTTTGTTTAAGCAAACCACAGCAAAAGCAGCAAGACAGCTAATGCTAGCTTCTCTAGTTTATCAATTGGTGGTCTTTTTGGCCCTGATGATTGATAAGATCTAA
- a CDS encoding cytochrome c oxidase subunit I produces the protein MADINITEKELHAPQGGDGHGHGHDDHHHGDKYQSSFIDRYLFSMDHKTIAKQFLITGMFWAVIGAAMSVIFRLQLGFPDADLSWLQPLLGGWIDVDPASGKGTLSPDFYYALVTMHGTIIVFFVLTAGLSGTFSNLLIPLQIGARDMASPLMNMLSYWFFFLAGVIMFISLFLNTGPFSGGWVAYPPLSALPQASDGSKAGMTLWLLALVFFVVSTLLGGINYISTILNMRTKGMTMFRMPLTIWAFLLTAVLGLLSFPVVTSGFFMLMMDRMLGTSFFLDEIYVAGEALTDRVGGNAILYQHLFWFLGHPEVYIIILPAMGLVSEVLSVHARKPIFGYKAMVFSILGIGVLSFLVWAHHMYVSGLNPFISNIFVLFTLIIAVPSAVKVFNWIATVWGGNMRYNSASLFSIGFVSLFISGGLTGIFLGNATIDMQQHDTYFVVAHFHTVMGVAAFFGMFSGIYHWFPTMFGRYMNETLGQIHYWGTLITAYAVFGPMHYQGMAGIPRRYYSFDTFQAFNQFDTMNQVITIAAIVAFFLQILFIINFFYSIYKGRKQTEQNPWGGTTLEWTVPINPGHGNWDGPIPEVHRWPYDISRYEDREFVMQNEPLAEGEVDGGH, from the coding sequence ATGGCTGATATCAATATCACAGAAAAGGAACTGCACGCTCCACAGGGTGGAGACGGGCACGGACACGGCCATGATGATCACCATCACGGTGATAAGTACCAATCGTCTTTTATTGATCGTTATTTGTTTAGCATGGACCACAAGACCATTGCAAAACAGTTTTTGATCACGGGGATGTTTTGGGCCGTCATTGGGGCTGCGATGTCTGTTATTTTCCGTTTGCAATTGGGTTTTCCTGATGCAGACTTGTCTTGGCTACAACCCTTGCTCGGGGGCTGGATCGATGTAGATCCCGCTTCTGGAAAAGGAACCTTGAGCCCTGACTTTTACTATGCTTTGGTGACCATGCACGGTACCATCATTGTATTTTTTGTACTTACTGCTGGATTATCGGGTACGTTCTCGAACTTACTTATTCCATTGCAGATTGGAGCCCGAGATATGGCTTCGCCACTGATGAACATGCTTTCTTACTGGTTCTTCTTTTTGGCTGGTGTAATTATGTTTATCTCTTTGTTCTTGAATACAGGTCCCTTCTCTGGGGGATGGGTAGCCTACCCTCCGCTTAGTGCACTACCACAGGCTTCTGACGGATCTAAAGCGGGTATGACGCTTTGGTTGTTGGCGCTTGTTTTCTTTGTAGTCTCTACGCTTTTGGGAGGTATCAACTATATCTCTACGATCTTGAACATGCGTACTAAGGGAATGACTATGTTCCGTATGCCTTTGACAATTTGGGCTTTCTTGCTCACTGCTGTTTTGGGTCTACTTTCTTTCCCTGTAGTTACTTCTGGTTTCTTTATGTTGATGATGGACCGTATGCTCGGTACTAGCTTCTTCCTAGATGAAATCTATGTAGCTGGTGAAGCATTGACAGATAGAGTAGGGGGTAACGCCATTTTGTATCAGCATTTGTTCTGGTTCTTGGGTCACCCTGAGGTATATATCATTATCTTGCCTGCGATGGGATTGGTTTCAGAGGTACTTTCTGTACATGCTCGTAAGCCGATCTTTGGTTACAAGGCTATGGTTTTCTCTATCCTAGGTATTGGTGTACTTTCATTCCTAGTATGGGCTCACCATATGTATGTTAGTGGTCTGAACCCCTTCATCTCTAATATCTTTGTACTCTTTACTTTGATCATTGCTGTACCTTCAGCGGTAAAAGTATTTAACTGGATTGCAACGGTATGGGGTGGTAACATGCGCTATAACTCAGCTTCTTTGTTCTCTATTGGTTTTGTATCGCTCTTTATCTCTGGTGGTTTGACGGGTATCTTCTTGGGTAACGCCACAATTGATATGCAACAGCACGATACTTACTTCGTAGTTGCTCACTTCCACACAGTAATGGGTGTAGCTGCTTTCTTTGGTATGTTCTCTGGAATCTACCACTGGTTCCCTACGATGTTTGGTCGTTATATGAACGAAACCTTGGGACAAATTCACTACTGGGGTACTTTGATTACTGCTTATGCCGTATTTGGTCCTATGCACTATCAAGGGATGGCTGGTATTCCTCGTCGTTACTACTCTTTCGACACTTTCCAAGCCTTTAACCAGTTTGATACGATGAACCAGGTGATTACTATTGCCGCAATCGTTGCCTTCTTCCTACAGATTCTGTTTATCATTAACTTCTTTTACTCTATCTACAAAGGAAGAAAGCAAACCGAACAAAACCCTTGGGGTGGAACTACACTAGAGTGGACTGTTCCTATCAACCCCGGTCATGGAAACTGGGATGGACCTATCCCTGAAGTTCACCGCTGGCCTTATGACATCAGCCGTTACGAAGATCGTGAATTCGTAATGCAGAATGAGCCTCTAGCAGAGGGTGAAGTAGATGGAGGACATTAG
- a CDS encoding cytochrome c oxidase subunit II transmembrane domain-containing protein, giving the protein MTWLLLIIIVLAAVFIVQIGRARELASVVRGEKAEEFERNNFHAGLGMVFMIGFLLTCIVSFIYYIPYLLGWGPNTAASLHGPMVDSVFNTTLFFTSIVFFGCQFALFFFAWKFRGQKGRRAKYWAHDDRLEMIWMLVPAIIMTFLVVSGLQAWNEIMADVTPEEVAGEDYMEIEATGMQFAWLLRYPGRDQKLGTKHFTKIDGTNPLGQDWTDKKNIDDFHPSEIVLPVGKKVRVRINSRDVLHNFYLPQFRVKMDAVPGMPTYFVFTPVVTSDSMRNRYKNYDNWNIPDKQNPDKKRWEAFEYELACAELCGRGHYSMRRVLKVVTEEEYAEWFDGIESTSHYLNNVRGTDKDPFKDVAKGQLEFEQLLAQKEIVKAELASLQEAMAAAAGASLSKMEEAEAKVLAALKIARTTLDVDAAKKAAADAKAATMSVLAQPEPIEAPVIDSVTTDTVSEEQPS; this is encoded by the coding sequence ATGACTTGGCTTCTACTCATTATCATCGTTCTCGCTGCTGTCTTTATCGTACAGATCGGTAGAGCGCGCGAACTAGCCTCTGTAGTAAGAGGTGAAAAGGCGGAGGAGTTTGAACGAAACAACTTTCATGCAGGGCTAGGAATGGTCTTCATGATTGGCTTTCTCCTTACTTGTATTGTATCGTTTATTTATTACATCCCTTATTTGTTGGGTTGGGGACCGAATACGGCGGCGTCGTTGCATGGTCCTATGGTAGATAGCGTATTTAATACGACTTTGTTCTTTACGTCTATTGTATTTTTTGGTTGTCAGTTTGCGCTTTTCTTCTTTGCATGGAAGTTTAGAGGGCAGAAGGGCCGTCGGGCCAAGTACTGGGCACATGATGATCGTTTGGAGATGATCTGGATGCTTGTACCTGCTATTATCATGACCTTTTTGGTGGTGAGTGGTTTGCAGGCTTGGAACGAAATCATGGCGGATGTTACTCCTGAGGAAGTAGCTGGAGAGGATTATATGGAGATTGAGGCAACTGGGATGCAGTTTGCTTGGTTGCTCCGTTATCCTGGCCGTGACCAAAAGCTAGGAACAAAGCATTTTACAAAAATTGACGGGACTAACCCATTGGGTCAGGACTGGACGGATAAGAAAAACATTGATGATTTCCATCCTAGTGAAATCGTTTTGCCTGTAGGTAAGAAGGTGCGTGTGCGGATCAATTCTAGAGACGTACTGCACAACTTCTACCTTCCTCAGTTCCGTGTAAAAATGGATGCTGTACCTGGTATGCCTACTTATTTTGTCTTTACGCCTGTAGTTACATCTGACTCTATGCGTAATCGTTATAAGAACTATGACAACTGGAATATTCCTGATAAGCAGAACCCCGATAAGAAACGTTGGGAAGCTTTTGAGTACGAATTGGCTTGTGCAGAGCTTTGTGGCCGTGGTCACTACTCTATGCGCCGTGTACTTAAGGTAGTTACTGAAGAGGAATATGCCGAATGGTTTGACGGTATCGAGTCAACTTCTCACTACTTGAACAATGTTCGTGGTACAGATAAAGATCCGTTTAAGGATGTAGCAAAAGGACAGCTTGAGTTTGAACAACTATTGGCGCAAAAAGAGATCGTTAAAGCAGAATTGGCTAGCTTGCAAGAAGCAATGGCTGCCGCTGCTGGCGCTAGCTTGAGCAAAATGGAAGAAGCAGAGGCTAAAGTATTGGCCGCTTTGAAAATTGCTCGTACTACTTTGGATGTAGATGCTGCTAAAAAAGCAGCTGCTGATGCTAAAGCCGCAACGATGAGCGTTTTGGCTCAACCTGAGCCTATTGAGGCCCCTGTTATTGATTCTGTGACTACGGACACAGTATCTGAAGAGCAGCCTTCTTAG